A DNA window from Pedobacter africanus contains the following coding sequences:
- a CDS encoding YciE/YciF ferroxidase family protein: protein MATTTKTGAKTAAKSNKKSKTGKMENSEFHDFFVDELKDIYWAEKHLSKALPKMKKAATSTELAAAFEKHTEETNNHIATLEQVFQLLDEKAQGKKCDAMEGLVKEAEGVIEDTEADTMIRDAGLILAAQKVEHYEIATYGTLIVFAQNMGHTDVAELLQFTLDNEKATDVALTEIAVSSINEQAAAE from the coding sequence ATGGCTACCACAACAAAAACAGGCGCAAAGACCGCCGCAAAATCAAACAAAAAGTCCAAAACCGGGAAAATGGAAAATTCAGAATTTCATGATTTCTTTGTAGATGAACTAAAAGACATCTACTGGGCAGAAAAACACCTATCAAAAGCCCTCCCAAAAATGAAAAAAGCTGCCACAAGTACTGAACTGGCAGCCGCATTTGAAAAACATACCGAAGAAACGAATAACCACATTGCAACCCTGGAGCAGGTTTTTCAACTGCTGGATGAGAAAGCCCAAGGCAAAAAATGTGATGCCATGGAAGGATTGGTTAAAGAAGCCGAAGGTGTTATTGAAGATACCGAAGCTGATACCATGATCCGTGATGCGGGGCTAATCCTTGCTGCCCAGAAAGTAGAGCATTATGAAATCGCTACCTACGGCACATTGATAGTCTTTGCCCAAAACATGGGGCATACCGATGTTGCTGAACTTTTGCAATTTACTCTTGATAATGAAAAAGCAACCGATGTTGCCCTTACCGAGATTGCGGTCAGCTCAATCAATGAGCAGGCGGCAGCTGAATAA
- a CDS encoding PAS domain-containing sensor histidine kinase translates to MKQKLLQSAMDSSAAMIQVFEAVRDNEGAIIDFKWILNNPASEKLYGDVLGKSLLSLNPGVIEEGIFDTFKQVTETGIPDASERHYAHEQFKGWFYQSVVKLNDGVATSTIDITHIKNTELKARSGLEFFQSVVDSSLDVIQVFEAVRNEKGNIIDFVWILNNTQGVRQNGDVVGKRLTTLSPGVIVSGIFDKMVQVTETGISYKHEHHYPYEHFGDAWFYQALVKYEDGIIMTTRDITTEKRAEQELLNIKDKLAKKAADKYVWLFNSIEQGFCTIQMIFNEADEPVDYRFLEMNKAFEAQTGLKNAVGKTVRTMLPEHENHWYEIYGEVAKTGMSKHFEEYAAALGRWYDVYAFRIDAPEDYHVAVLFNDVSERKKAAENLLKAQEVEKKQKHRRELLKATLNAQEKERRRIAENLHNGLGQILFGALLNFNQLNLKKGETWTAQHDEIRQMTMSLLQQAIRESRDISHELMPNVLQDFGFKAAIEDICKQFKGVLDIRCLFHNLPELMEQYIEIVIYRGVQELLVNIIKHANANKVTVSINYDAKQYTVEVSDNGKGFDAKKISYGIGLHTIRQHVELLRGVLDISPANPGTRVQLTIPS, encoded by the coding sequence ATGAAGCAAAAATTATTACAATCTGCCATGGACAGCTCTGCTGCTATGATCCAGGTATTTGAAGCTGTACGCGACAACGAAGGCGCCATTATTGATTTTAAATGGATCTTAAACAACCCCGCTTCAGAAAAGCTATATGGGGATGTGCTGGGCAAGAGTCTGCTCAGTTTAAATCCGGGTGTAATTGAAGAAGGGATATTCGATACTTTTAAACAGGTAACCGAAACCGGCATTCCTGATGCATCAGAAAGACATTATGCTCATGAACAGTTTAAGGGCTGGTTTTACCAGTCGGTCGTAAAACTGAACGATGGGGTAGCAACTTCTACTATCGATATTACCCATATCAAGAACACAGAGCTGAAAGCCAGGTCTGGACTTGAGTTTTTCCAATCGGTGGTCGATAGCTCATTAGACGTTATCCAGGTGTTTGAAGCAGTAAGAAATGAAAAAGGAAACATCATTGACTTTGTGTGGATTCTAAACAACACACAGGGCGTTAGGCAAAATGGGGATGTTGTAGGCAAACGCCTGACCACTTTAAGCCCTGGAGTAATTGTAAGTGGGATTTTTGATAAAATGGTTCAAGTTACTGAAACTGGCATCTCCTATAAGCATGAACATCATTATCCCTATGAACATTTTGGCGATGCCTGGTTTTACCAGGCACTGGTGAAGTATGAAGACGGCATTATCATGACCACACGCGACATCACTACCGAAAAAAGAGCGGAACAGGAACTGCTGAACATAAAAGATAAACTGGCCAAAAAGGCTGCCGACAAATATGTCTGGCTATTCAACTCGATTGAGCAGGGTTTTTGTACCATTCAAATGATTTTCAATGAAGCAGATGAGCCCGTAGATTACCGTTTTCTGGAGATGAATAAAGCATTTGAAGCACAAACAGGCCTCAAAAATGCAGTCGGAAAGACAGTGCGGACCATGTTACCTGAACATGAAAATCACTGGTACGAAATATATGGAGAAGTTGCAAAAACCGGAATGTCTAAACATTTTGAAGAATATGCAGCTGCCTTAGGCCGCTGGTACGACGTCTATGCTTTCCGCATTGATGCGCCCGAGGATTATCATGTGGCTGTTCTTTTTAATGACGTTAGCGAACGGAAAAAAGCTGCCGAGAACCTGCTCAAAGCACAGGAAGTCGAAAAAAAGCAGAAACACCGCAGGGAACTGCTCAAAGCTACCCTAAACGCCCAGGAAAAAGAGCGCCGCCGGATTGCAGAAAACCTGCACAATGGTCTTGGGCAAATTCTGTTCGGGGCATTGCTCAATTTTAACCAGCTTAATCTGAAAAAAGGTGAAACCTGGACAGCCCAACATGATGAAATCAGGCAGATGACCATGTCACTTCTGCAACAGGCCATCAGGGAGTCCAGAGATATTTCTCATGAATTAATGCCCAATGTACTGCAAGACTTTGGCTTTAAGGCTGCCATTGAAGATATATGCAAACAATTTAAGGGCGTGCTGGATATTCGTTGTTTATTCCATAACCTGCCTGAACTTATGGAACAGTACATTGAAATTGTCATCTACCGCGGCGTTCAGGAATTGCTTGTCAATATCATTAAACATGCCAACGCAAATAAAGTAACCGTTAGCATCAATTACGATGCGAAGCAGTATACCGTTGAGGTAAGCGATAATGGAAAGGGCTTTGATGCAAAGAAGATTTCCTATGGCATTGGCTTGCACACCATCAGGCAACACGTGGAACTGCTAAGGGGTGTGCTCGACATTTCTCCTGCAAATCCCGGAACAAGGGTACAGCTTACCATACCTTCCTGA
- a CDS encoding DUF4142 domain-containing protein → MKNLKFRILLICSVCVLIASSFATANFHVANKRISVQDTLNIGHFLQKVSMDYAWELNLSKQIKTKTQQSRIREYAVKTIDMCILAHKDLQAFAGPAKVTLADSASVPLKIREMMFAKKTNSDINSIYLLTSINNHQQIINRYEKVILSSDTALVSIAKKHLRSLRRNLEMAKFLSKNLKNGKLIPDRPPKAEDTIPPNKFHVKSLNKV, encoded by the coding sequence ATGAAAAATTTAAAATTTCGTATTCTGCTTATTTGTTCAGTATGCGTATTAATCGCCTCCTCTTTCGCAACAGCAAATTTCCATGTTGCAAATAAGCGGATCTCTGTTCAGGATACACTGAATATTGGCCATTTTCTGCAAAAAGTTTCAATGGACTATGCCTGGGAGCTCAATCTGTCCAAACAAATAAAAACAAAGACTCAGCAATCCAGGATCAGGGAATATGCAGTTAAAACCATTGATATGTGCATACTTGCCCATAAGGATCTGCAGGCTTTTGCCGGGCCGGCGAAAGTTACACTTGCCGATTCAGCATCTGTGCCCCTGAAGATCCGGGAAATGATGTTCGCAAAAAAAACAAATTCAGACATTAACAGTATATATCTGCTTACTTCTATCAATAACCATCAGCAAATCATAAACCGCTATGAAAAAGTAATTCTCTCCAGCGATACGGCTCTTGTAAGCATAGCAAAAAAGCATTTGCGTAGCTTGCGCAGAAACCTGGAGATGGCAAAGTTTCTCTCCAAAAACCTTAAAAACGGTAAGCTAATACCAGACAGACCACCTAAAGCAGAAGATACGATTCCGCCTAATAAGTTTCATGTAAAAAGTTTAAACAAAGTTTAA
- a CDS encoding sigma-70 family RNA polymerase sigma factor has product MRQLIISQTVTNRTATLDKYLYELSKSELLNAEDEVALAKRIQQGDEAALERLVKANLRFVISVAKKYAPSGIGLEDMIEEGNLGLIKAARTFDPTRGFKFISYAVWWIRQAIMHYIADKNRIIRLPGNQIVGIAAYKKANELLEQQLEREPLPDELAAHMEQPLDKVTEYMKFAAYTFSLDKVMGDEDNSTLLDVLQDASTAAADSSLVNESLRTELSILVSRLPGRSGQVLKLHYGLDGTAPLSMEDIAVVMKLGKERVRQLHAKGIDTLKYKAPESLRDYL; this is encoded by the coding sequence ATGAGACAACTCATCATTAGCCAAACAGTTACCAACAGAACAGCTACGCTGGATAAATACCTGTATGAATTATCGAAGTCCGAACTACTAAATGCAGAAGACGAGGTTGCCTTGGCTAAAAGAATACAACAGGGAGATGAAGCAGCATTGGAACGCCTGGTTAAAGCCAACCTTCGCTTTGTGATCTCAGTAGCCAAAAAATATGCCCCATCAGGCATAGGACTGGAAGATATGATTGAAGAAGGCAATCTGGGCTTGATCAAAGCTGCCCGAACTTTTGATCCTACGCGTGGCTTTAAGTTTATTTCGTATGCTGTGTGGTGGATCAGGCAGGCTATTATGCATTATATAGCCGATAAGAACCGAATCATCAGGCTGCCCGGTAACCAGATTGTTGGCATTGCAGCTTACAAAAAGGCAAATGAGTTGCTGGAGCAACAGCTGGAGCGTGAACCTCTGCCAGACGAACTGGCCGCGCATATGGAGCAGCCTTTAGATAAGGTAACGGAATATATGAAATTTGCTGCCTATACTTTTTCGTTGGATAAAGTAATGGGCGATGAAGACAACAGCACATTGCTGGATGTATTGCAAGATGCAAGTACAGCAGCTGCTGATTCCAGTCTGGTAAATGAATCGCTCCGTACAGAGCTCAGCATCTTGGTTAGCAGGTTGCCCGGCAGAAGCGGGCAGGTGCTTAAACTGCATTATGGACTGGATGGCACTGCACCATTAAGCATGGAAGATATTGCTGTAGTAATGAAGCTAGGCAAAGAAAGGGTAAGGCAGCTGCACGCAAAGGGCATTGACACTTTAAAGTACAAGGCACCCGAAAGTCTACGCGATTATTTGTAG
- a CDS encoding sensor histidine kinase: MNEELQGDQKLNKLRLAELAEKQAQLAAIVNSSDDIIVSKTLEGIITSWNPTAERVFGYQEREAVGRHISIIIPPDRLAEEDYIISQIRNGKKIDHFETVRIGKDGKTVQLSITVSPVIDESGKIIGASKIARDISAQVTSQNAARKYTERLEIMNMVMSSISEELDLNKILQKVTDATTNLTGARFGAFFYNKIDEEGESYMLYTLSGAPRDAFDKFGMPRNTAVFHPTFSGERVVRVDDITKDPRYGQNSPHFGMPKGHLPVVSYLAVPVISRSGKVIGGLFFGHPDHGRFTEEHEILVTSIAAQAAISLDNAKLLEEVMALNDKKDEFIGLASHELKTPLASINGYLQILGRRIAGTEHQLFLDKALHQVSRLTTLVNDLLDISKIEAGKLKLRIDAFDLKKIIEEAIELIQQSVSAHTITFKSNVEQCLVNGDAQRVEQVVINLLSNAIKYSPLANRVEVELRREAEKVVVSVKDFGPGIPKDKLKSIFTRFYRVDEAAPNISGLGIGLYLANEIIIRHSGEIWSESEVGKGSTFYFTIPVNIT; encoded by the coding sequence ATGAATGAGGAGTTGCAGGGCGATCAAAAACTAAATAAACTGAGACTTGCCGAACTTGCCGAGAAGCAGGCACAATTGGCAGCCATTGTTAATTCATCCGACGATATCATTGTGAGTAAAACGCTGGAAGGTATAATTACAAGCTGGAATCCTACTGCCGAAAGGGTATTTGGTTACCAGGAAAGAGAAGCAGTGGGACGGCACATTTCTATCATTATTCCCCCTGACCGTTTAGCGGAGGAAGATTATATCATTTCCCAGATCAGAAATGGAAAAAAAATAGATCATTTTGAAACTGTCCGGATAGGCAAAGATGGAAAAACGGTACAGTTGTCGATAACCGTATCGCCCGTTATTGACGAGAGCGGCAAAATTATCGGGGCCTCTAAAATCGCACGCGACATCAGCGCGCAGGTCACATCGCAGAATGCTGCCAGAAAATATACAGAGCGCCTGGAGATCATGAATATGGTGATGAGTTCCATTTCAGAGGAGCTGGACCTGAATAAGATATTACAAAAGGTTACCGATGCGACCACCAACCTTACAGGTGCCAGGTTCGGTGCTTTCTTTTACAATAAGATCGATGAAGAAGGTGAATCCTACATGCTTTATACCCTGTCCGGGGCCCCGCGGGACGCATTCGATAAGTTTGGAATGCCCAGAAATACGGCTGTTTTCCATCCTACTTTTTCTGGTGAACGCGTAGTACGGGTGGACGACATCACAAAAGACCCTCGGTATGGCCAGAACTCTCCTCACTTTGGCATGCCAAAAGGCCATTTACCTGTTGTGAGTTACCTGGCTGTGCCTGTGATATCCAGATCGGGTAAAGTAATAGGTGGATTGTTCTTTGGGCATCCGGACCATGGAAGATTTACAGAAGAACATGAAATATTGGTAACCTCTATAGCAGCACAGGCTGCCATAAGCCTGGACAATGCAAAGTTGCTGGAAGAGGTTATGGCCCTGAACGACAAAAAGGATGAGTTTATCGGACTGGCCAGCCATGAACTTAAAACCCCACTGGCCAGTATCAATGGTTACCTTCAGATCTTGGGCCGACGGATTGCAGGTACCGAGCATCAGCTGTTTCTGGATAAGGCATTGCACCAGGTTTCCAGACTGACTACGCTTGTTAACGATTTGCTGGACATTTCTAAAATTGAGGCTGGCAAGCTGAAATTAAGAATAGACGCTTTTGACCTGAAAAAGATTATTGAAGAAGCGATTGAGTTGATCCAGCAAAGTGTTTCGGCACATACCATAACGTTTAAAAGCAATGTGGAACAGTGTCTTGTAAATGGTGATGCCCAGCGGGTGGAACAGGTGGTAATTAACCTCTTGTCTAATGCCATAAAATATTCCCCTTTGGCCAATCGCGTTGAAGTAGAGCTCAGACGCGAGGCCGAAAAGGTAGTGGTGTCTGTAAAAGATTTCGGTCCGGGCATCCCAAAAGATAAGCTAAAAAGTATTTTTACAAGGTTTTACCGTGTAGACGAAGCTGCACCTAATATTTCGGGATTAGGAATAGGACTATACCTGGCCAATGAAATTATCATCCGCCATTCCGGGGAAATATGGAGCGAAAGTGAAGTTGGAAAGGGAAGCACTTTTTATTTCACCATACCTGTGAACATAACATGA
- a CDS encoding RNA polymerase sigma factor, whose product MKTESLEFNRQLFTFRDTLRHFAISFTKNEDDADDLVQETFLKAIRYAAKFEQGTNLKSWLYMILKNTFINNYRRANKLKFYKAESVGLAADNYKNNAASNKGESKCALDDIQGALAKLPYEYYYPFIKYFEGYKYHEIAAELNIPIGTVKTRIHCARMVLKKNLKMYHAEFLKN is encoded by the coding sequence ATGAAAACAGAATCATTGGAATTTAACAGGCAGTTATTTACATTCAGAGACACATTGCGCCACTTCGCAATTTCATTTACCAAAAACGAAGACGATGCTGATGATCTGGTTCAGGAAACCTTTCTCAAGGCAATTCGTTATGCTGCAAAATTTGAGCAGGGAACCAATTTAAAAAGCTGGCTGTACATGATCTTAAAAAATACTTTTATCAATAATTACCGCAGGGCCAATAAGCTTAAATTTTATAAAGCCGAAAGTGTTGGACTTGCTGCGGACAATTATAAAAATAACGCCGCAAGTAACAAAGGAGAAAGCAAGTGTGCGCTCGATGACATTCAGGGAGCCTTAGCTAAACTTCCTTATGAATACTACTATCCGTTTATCAAGTATTTTGAAGGTTATAAATACCATGAGATTGCTGCAGAATTGAACATTCCTATAGGCACAGTAAAAACCAGGATCCATTGTGCCAGAATGGTGCTGAAAAAAAATCTGAAGATGTACCACGCGGAGTTCTTAAAAAATTAA
- a CDS encoding DUF6766 family protein, producing the protein MNTSKKHSYFYRNGLTIVFLTLFIVTLAAQALTGWKKHNQDLQEDHVTEIGLITYLQSGHFISATFENFESEFLQMALYVLLTVSLRQIGSAESKSLDEPEEVDREPKPSKNAPWPVRKGGWILKVYSNSLSICFGILFLASWSLHLYGSWQNHNVELLAKRLPKESVIAYLGQAEFWFETFQNWQSEFLSVASIVFLTIYLRQKGSPESKPVDAPDMETGK; encoded by the coding sequence ATGAATACATCAAAAAAACACAGCTATTTTTACAGAAACGGGCTAACCATCGTATTCCTGACTCTTTTTATCGTAACCCTGGCCGCCCAGGCACTAACCGGCTGGAAAAAACACAATCAGGATCTCCAGGAAGACCACGTAACGGAAATCGGCCTAATAACTTACCTGCAAAGCGGGCATTTCATTTCTGCCACCTTCGAAAACTTCGAAAGCGAATTCCTGCAAATGGCCTTATATGTATTACTAACAGTGTCTCTGCGCCAGATTGGCTCGGCAGAGTCTAAAAGTCTGGATGAGCCTGAAGAGGTAGACAGGGAACCAAAGCCATCCAAAAATGCACCCTGGCCCGTACGAAAAGGCGGATGGATACTAAAGGTGTACAGCAATTCACTTTCCATTTGCTTTGGGATCCTGTTCCTGGCGAGCTGGAGCTTGCACCTGTATGGCAGCTGGCAAAACCATAATGTCGAACTACTTGCCAAACGTCTCCCAAAAGAAAGCGTAATAGCTTACCTGGGACAAGCAGAATTCTGGTTCGAGACCTTTCAAAACTGGCAGAGCGAGTTCCTTTCTGTAGCTTCTATTGTATTCCTGACGATTTACCTGAGACAAAAAGGCTCTCCCGAGTCCAAGCCAGTTGATGCCCCGGATATGGAAACCGGGAAATAA
- a CDS encoding response regulator transcription factor, translating to MIQVVLAEDHNIVRNGIRMILEIDKGIHIAAEAVNGRQVLEYLSKADKTDVVLADVNMPELDGLALLKEIKTLGLDTKVVILSMHDNEKYISEAFIHGASGYLLKNVSADELIFALKHVHSGGQYLCSELAMKVFEKSIHCGPDILTISNEKIDFSAREIEVLHLIAEGLTNSEMSDKLFISKRTVEGHRQSLLEKTGSRNTAALIRYAVLNGFVQ from the coding sequence ATGATACAGGTAGTACTGGCAGAGGACCATAACATTGTAAGAAACGGGATCAGGATGATACTCGAAATAGATAAGGGCATTCATATTGCTGCCGAAGCTGTAAATGGCCGGCAGGTGCTCGAATACCTCTCTAAAGCAGATAAAACGGATGTGGTACTTGCTGATGTCAATATGCCGGAATTGGATGGCTTAGCCCTGCTCAAGGAAATAAAAACCCTTGGTCTGGATACAAAAGTGGTGATACTTTCCATGCACGATAATGAAAAATACATATCTGAAGCTTTTATTCATGGTGCATCGGGTTACCTGTTAAAGAACGTCAGCGCCGATGAACTTATCTTTGCGCTTAAACACGTTCATAGCGGGGGGCAGTACCTTTGTTCGGAACTCGCCATGAAGGTGTTCGAAAAGTCTATACATTGCGGGCCAGACATTTTAACCATTTCAAACGAAAAAATAGATTTCTCGGCCCGTGAAATTGAAGTGCTGCATTTGATCGCGGAAGGTTTAACCAATAGTGAAATGTCTGATAAACTTTTTATCAGCAAAAGAACCGTGGAAGGGCACCGGCAGAGTTTGCTCGAGAAAACCGGCTCCAGAAACACAGCTGCACTCATTCGCTATGCCGTTTTGAACGGCTTTGTACAATGA
- a CDS encoding DUF72 domain-containing protein, which translates to MALKRNIFENYYSGTSGLLLPVRNKLFYPEAYRDKSRLCFYGSLMNSLEVNSSFYKVPKAATVAKWANEVPEDFRFTFKLHRGISHNKYLAFDPEAVKHFMEVIDQAGDKKGCLLVQFPPSVRISELRQMALLMDVLRTADPENKWNIALEFRHLSLYREEVYRLLHEHGMGMVLQDKPPAVTPMLETSLSFIYLRFHGPDGNYGGSYEDEILDEYAGYIRNWLREGKTVFSYFNNTMGNAIANLFTLKDMVLS; encoded by the coding sequence ATGGCTTTAAAAAGAAATATCTTTGAAAATTATTATTCCGGAACAAGTGGCTTGCTGCTACCTGTCCGGAATAAACTTTTTTATCCGGAAGCATACAGGGACAAAAGCCGGCTATGTTTTTATGGTTCTTTAATGAACAGCCTTGAGGTGAACAGCTCTTTTTATAAAGTGCCAAAAGCCGCTACGGTAGCGAAATGGGCAAATGAAGTGCCAGAGGATTTCAGGTTTACTTTTAAACTTCACAGGGGCATCAGCCACAATAAATACCTGGCATTTGATCCTGAAGCGGTAAAACACTTTATGGAAGTAATTGATCAGGCAGGTGATAAAAAAGGATGTTTGCTGGTACAGTTTCCACCCAGTGTAAGAATAAGTGAATTGCGGCAAATGGCCTTGCTGATGGATGTACTGCGAACCGCCGATCCGGAAAACAAATGGAATATTGCATTGGAATTCAGACATCTGTCACTTTACCGGGAGGAGGTGTACAGGCTGCTCCATGAGCACGGTATGGGCATGGTACTACAGGATAAGCCACCCGCGGTTACACCGATGCTGGAAACATCACTTTCTTTTATTTACTTGCGCTTTCATGGGCCCGACGGAAACTACGGAGGAAGTTACGAAGATGAAATACTTGACGAATATGCCGGGTACATCAGGAACTGGTTACGTGAAGGTAAAACTGTGTTCAGTTATTTTAATAATACCATGGGCAATGCAATAGCAAACTTATTTACGCTGAAAGATATGGTATTAAGCTGA
- a CDS encoding porin family protein, whose product MKRLFIIVLGLTAGSLSFKATAQTTQATANDQMRFGIKAGATLTNIGKYSFLGQEYSTDHKAGFQAGIYADLPMGGGFAFLPEATFTQKGFKLKETVGETTGEINSTLNYLDIPVLIGYRPSPEFTLFAGPQASFLLSQKTVVKANGNEVTSTTDTDNLRKSVAGGVIGVGYSITPNININGRYMMDFQSAAKEDQNQDKAKNRGFALTLGYTF is encoded by the coding sequence ATGAAAAGATTATTCATTATAGTATTGGGCTTAACTGCGGGCAGTTTGAGCTTTAAGGCAACTGCGCAAACTACACAGGCAACTGCAAACGATCAGATGAGATTTGGTATTAAAGCCGGCGCTACTTTAACCAACATTGGCAAATATTCATTTCTAGGGCAGGAATACAGTACCGATCATAAGGCAGGTTTCCAGGCCGGCATTTACGCGGATTTGCCAATGGGTGGCGGATTCGCATTCTTACCCGAAGCAACATTTACCCAAAAAGGCTTTAAATTAAAAGAGACTGTTGGTGAAACAACCGGTGAAATCAATTCAACGCTGAACTATCTTGACATACCGGTACTTATAGGCTATAGGCCATCACCAGAGTTTACCCTATTTGCCGGTCCTCAGGCCTCTTTCCTGTTGTCGCAAAAAACAGTGGTAAAAGCCAATGGCAACGAAGTTACCTCTACAACAGACACCGATAATTTAAGGAAATCTGTAGCTGGTGGCGTTATTGGTGTAGGTTATAGTATCACTCCCAACATCAATATCAACGGACGATACATGATGGACTTTCAATCTGCTGCCAAAGAAGATCAAAACCAGGATAAAGCCAAAAACAGAGGATTTGCGCTAACGCTGGGTTACACGTTTTAA
- a CDS encoding ferritin-like domain-containing protein, translating into MENNKEILNDLVQITNDRIAGYQKAIEELHVEDTDLKTLFVEMVRQSHRHKAALVQELQVLGGDADTGTTTSGKIYRAWMDIKAMFTGHDRETVLNNCEFGEDAAQKAYKMALEADGLSANLRSLITDQQTELRASHDEIKALRDQLV; encoded by the coding sequence CGACAGGATAGCCGGCTATCAGAAAGCCATTGAAGAATTGCATGTAGAAGATACAGATCTGAAAACCCTGTTTGTGGAAATGGTAAGACAAAGCCACCGGCACAAAGCTGCATTGGTTCAGGAATTGCAGGTACTTGGTGGTGATGCGGATACAGGTACAACAACATCCGGAAAAATTTACAGGGCATGGATGGACATTAAAGCCATGTTTACAGGGCACGACCGCGAGACGGTTTTAAATAATTGTGAGTTTGGCGAAGATGCCGCACAGAAAGCCTATAAGATGGCGCTTGAAGCGGATGGTTTATCAGCAAATTTACGATCTTTGATTACCGATCAGCAAACAGAGCTAAGGGCTTCGCACGACGAAATCAAAGCGCTGAGAGATCAGTTGGTATAA
- a CDS encoding Lrp/AsnC family transcriptional regulator: MQTNQLDQTDIDILRLLQKDARLSNKQLSAMLHKSISSVFQRVNRLKEQGFILGSFTLINQKKFADIWLSFTQVQLSDHRGEAINAFQTAVIQFTEVLECYNTTGTCDFMLKIAVNDMTEYNRFIVEKLTKLPNVGSLQSFFVVNEAKRELVYPLKSKS; the protein is encoded by the coding sequence ATGCAAACAAATCAACTGGACCAAACGGATATCGACATTTTACGTCTGCTCCAAAAAGATGCCCGGCTAAGTAACAAACAGCTTAGTGCAATGCTGCACAAAAGCATCAGTAGCGTGTTTCAACGTGTAAACCGGCTAAAAGAACAAGGCTTTATATTGGGTAGCTTCACCCTCATCAATCAGAAAAAGTTTGCAGATATCTGGCTCAGTTTTACCCAGGTACAATTGAGTGATCATCGGGGCGAAGCCATAAACGCCTTTCAAACTGCAGTTATACAATTTACCGAAGTGCTCGAATGTTACAATACCACAGGCACATGCGATTTTATGCTTAAAATCGCAGTAAACGATATGACAGAATATAACCGTTTTATTGTAGAAAAGCTAACCAAGCTGCCCAATGTCGGTTCGTTACAAAGTTTCTTTGTGGTCAATGAAGCAAAAAGGGAACTGGTGTACCCTTTGAAAAGTAAAAGCTAA